In Salana multivorans, a single genomic region encodes these proteins:
- a CDS encoding ClpP family protease produces the protein MSETSSPPVFSESVRRELFERRVLVLDGPLDDDNGTLLATQLVALAAADPVSDIALWIHSPGGSVPAMLAIRDLIRLVPNDVSTLALGIAYSAGQFLLTSGTPGKRRALPHARVLMHQGSAGIGGSTVDVELQADDLRHTRDTVLRLTSEDTGQPVERVYEDSLHDHWYTAQEAREYGFVDAIVTSFDEVVPPVTGRTAGFGVSTAPAAARGGDVA, from the coding sequence ATGAGCGAGACCTCCTCCCCTCCCGTGTTCTCCGAGTCCGTCCGGCGCGAGCTGTTCGAGCGCCGGGTCCTGGTGCTCGACGGCCCCCTCGACGACGACAACGGAACGCTGCTCGCCACCCAGCTCGTCGCGCTCGCCGCCGCAGACCCGGTGAGCGACATCGCGCTGTGGATCCACTCACCGGGCGGGTCGGTCCCCGCGATGCTGGCCATCCGCGACCTCATCCGACTCGTCCCCAACGACGTCTCGACGCTCGCGCTCGGCATCGCCTACAGCGCGGGGCAGTTCCTCCTGACCTCGGGCACGCCGGGCAAGCGCCGGGCGCTGCCGCACGCCCGCGTCCTCATGCACCAGGGCTCGGCCGGCATCGGCGGCTCGACCGTCGACGTCGAGCTCCAGGCCGACGACCTGCGGCACACCCGCGACACGGTCCTGCGGCTGACCAGCGAGGACACCGGCCAGCCGGTCGAGAGGGTCTACGAGGACTCCCTGCACGACCACTGGTACACGGCCCAGGAGGCGAGGGAGTACGGCTTCGTCGACGCGATCGTGACGAGCTTCGACGAGGTCGTGCCGCCCGTCACCGGTCGGACGGCCGGCTTCGGGGTGTCAACGGCGCCGGCGGCTGCGCGGGGCGGTGACGTGGCATGA